The following are encoded together in the Drosophila sechellia strain sech25 chromosome 3R, ASM438219v1, whole genome shotgun sequence genome:
- the LOC116801637 gene encoding uncharacterized protein LOC116801637 — MLIARLGVLLCSLGLATAICHPNGESCKSHADCCSTMCLAQLGQCSPKRGDQW; from the exons ATGTTGATTGCCCGACTTGGAGTCTTGTTGTGCTCATTGGGCCTTGCAACTGCCATATGTCATCCGAATGGGGAAAGT TGTAAGTCGCATGCGGATTGCTGCTCGACGATGTGCCTGGCCCAACTGGGTCAGTGTTCACCCAAAAGGGGAGATCAGTGGTAA
- the LOC116801733 gene encoding uncharacterized protein LOC116801733 encodes MLIVRLAFLISILGFVVGLQKPDSTSSSTTIRTMRSGRYCQRSGGYCRMHGDCCSRMCIQVSAECR; translated from the exons ATGTTGATTGTCCGACTGGCGTTTTTAATCTCTATTCTGGGCTTTGTGGTTGGGCTCCAGAAACCGGACTCCACTTCCAGTTCCACGACTATCAGGACTATGAGGTCTGGCCGTTATTGTCAGCGAAGTGGAGGATAT TGTCGGATGCATGGGGATTGCTGCTCGCGAATGTGCATTCAAGTGTCAGCAGAGTGTCGTTAG
- the LOC116801753 gene encoding uncharacterized protein LOC116801753, which produces MKLSAAFNIVIPMLLGMAIAFPTHQIVQHIPYGMDDFYPFLSRNSTDVLPLSTNLTQIQRLGWADKCVQFRNKCTLAEHCCSLRCLKRIYRCIT; this is translated from the exons ATGAAGCTTAGTGCTGCATTCAATATTGTTATTCCGATGCTTTTGGGCATGGCCATCGCTTTTCCCACTCATCAGATCGTGCAACACATACCCTATGGCATGGATGACTTTTACCCGTTTCTCTCCAGAAATTCCACCGATGTGCTGCCGTTGTCTACAAATCTAACGCAA ATTCAACGACTTGGCTGGGCCGATAAATGCGTGCAGTTTAGAAATAAGTGCACGTTAGCAGAGCATTGTTGCAGCCTAAGATGCCTAAAACGTATTTATCGATGCATTACCTAA
- the LOC6607324 gene encoding uncharacterized protein LOC6607324 — MSSISTIIGLCLLFFILSNVDVNGQKCSPVDGVCYMHSDCCSRRCLTYGSRCGYPAHRLKKTYLSADEFQSIKRQSASSFNDEVKVIGLPSESEPSNVVFKIDSPAKCHNVGEPCSRGEDCCNLRCHSYMHRCVT, encoded by the exons ATGTCGTCGATTTCTACGATCATTGGATTGTGTCTTTTGTTCTTTATCCTGAGCAATGTGGATGTTAATGGCCAAAAATGTAGTCCAGTCGACGGAGTT TGCTATATGCATTCAGATTGCTGCAGCAGAAGATGTTTAACCTACGGCTCACGTTGTGGCTATCCGGCGCACCGTCTTAAAAAAACTTATTTGAGTGCCGATGAATTTCAAAGTATCAAAAGACAATCAGCAAGTTCGTTCAATGATGAGGTGAAAGTTATTGGTCTACCTAGTGAGTCAGAACCATCTAATGTTGTTTTTAAGATTGATTCGCCCGCAAAATGCCACAATGTTGGTGAACCC TGCTCCCGAGGTGAAGATTGCTGTAATTTACGATGTCACTCATATATGCACAGATGTGTCACCTGA
- the LOC6607325 gene encoding endoplasmic reticulum aminopeptidase 1, whose amino-acid sequence MITPPSGVAGVLVTLALLASGSMGERERSLRLPNATYPLFYQLHISSDIHKGQLLFSGNATIDVAIRQSTNEIVLHAKNLTDIQITVHRLAAEGSVIVDDLTHTLHPTAALLIIHPTVNHQTFEEGKQYRLEILYTAIMTSRPAGLYYMDYRDEENNHTVYVAATQCEPTYGRLIFPCYDEPGFKSNFSIKITHGSSHSAISNMPVKEVLAHGDLKTTSFHTTPPISTYLVAFVISDFGSISETYRGITQSIYTSPTSKEKGQVALKNAVRTVAALEDYFGVSYPLPKLDHVALKKNYGAAMENWGLITYKEFNLLKNISSDGYKRKLDMITQNHEIAHQWFGNLVSPEWWTYTWMNEGFATYFSYVITDLIYPNEKMMDMFMTHEADSAYSYNSFFDVHPMSHYVEGEKDIMGVFDIISYKRAACVIKMFHHAFRQKLFVRGISHFLEKYRYSVVNELNLFDALQSELQDDEYFSQQPWASRITEIMLSWTHSEWLPILVVSRNYENNTITFSQRSVHMKDELWWIPINFATTQSPNFEDTQVDMFMPPEPQYTVSLEDLKIQVSGRDWIMVNKQHTGFYLVRYDTDNLMAIARQLQTNHSVIHPINRLGLFRDLGPLIEHNEIEQVEVVFELLKYLEFEEDVLTWNQLQDTIDCLTRNLHGTSSQSLFNEFVRRLVGPTFRRVYVEHGVNLAEDGMSHGILEIACSADLPECLEYTRRLAKEHIIDKIYFKDGSDYHAIIDSVLCMGVRYLSDQDFQRIIDMMQEIDRGSVYYDDIIYALRCTQSHRHLLYYLEGLMGENSTHMVLSEFEDLMYLLYIYKSNLASRPIIWQYIERNYKVLCRAPNFMEHFKQLAGFVPRHQRSHFERLRQTIASHMMQEGLISNQTLIEVNSPLVGKKMKITENFQDKFEQQIHKWLLNELPQASSRSDALLSASLSAANGSSRPQGVLKEATRVLRSALRIVDMYR is encoded by the exons ATGATTACGCCGCCGTCGGGAGTGGCGGGAGTGTTGGTGACCCTGGCCCTTCTGGCCAGCGGATCCATGGGTGAAAGAGAGCGATCCTTGCGACTGCCCAACGCCACCTATCCGCTATTCTACCAACTGCACATATCCAGTGATATTCACAAGGGACAACTGCTCTTCAGCGGAAATGCCACCATTGACGTAGCCATCCGGCAGTCGACGAACGAGATAGTGCTGCACGCCAAAAACTTAACCGATATTCAGATTACTGTTCACCGGTTGGCGGCCGAAGGATCCGTGATCGTGGACGATCTAACACATACACTGCATCCCACTGCTGCCTTGCTCATCATTCACCCGACTGTAAATCACCAGACCTTCGAGGAGGGGAAACAATATCGTCTGGAGATTCTCTACACGGCTATTATGACATCGCGTCCCGCCGGACTTTACTACATGGATTATCGGGATGAGGAGAACAATCACACCGT ATACGTAGCCGCCACGCAATGCGAGCCAACATATGGTCGTCTAATCTTTCCCTGCTACGATGAGCCGGGCTTTAAGTCAAACTTTAGCATTAAGATAACACACGGGAGCAGTCATTCCGCCATATCCAATATGCCAGTTAAGGAAGTACTAGCTCACGG TGACTTGAAAACCACCTCATTTCACACAACCCCACCGATTTCAACATACCTTGTGGCTTTTGTCATCTCCGATTTCGGGAGCATATCTGAGACATATCGTGGGATCACTCAAAGCATATATACCTCGCCAACTTCCAAGGAAAAAGGTCAAGTTGCATTGAAAAATGCTGTGCGAACAGTGGCTGCACTTGAGGATTATTTCGGGGTTTCCTATCCTTTGCCAAAATTGGATCACGTGGCGCTCAAGAAAAACTACGGAGCAGCCATGGAGAACTGGGGTTTAATTACCTATaaggaatttaatttgcttaaaAACATTTCGTCGGATGGATATAAACGAAAGTTGGACATGATCACCCAGAACCACGAGATCGCACACCAGTGGTTCGGCAACTTGGTGTCCCCGGAATGGTGGACATACACTTGGATGAATGAGGGATTCGCCACTTATTTTAGCTATGTGATAACTGATTTG ATCTACCCCAATGAAAAAATGATGGACATGTTTATGACCCACGAGGCAGATAGTGCCTACAGCTACAACAGCTTCTTTGATGTCCATCCAATGTCCCATTACGTGGAGGGTGAAAAGGACATCATGGGTGTTTTCGACATCATATCCTATAAGCGAGCTGCATGCGTGATCAAGATGTTTCATCACGCCTTTCGTCAGAAGCTCTTCGTGCGTGGTATCAGTCACTTTCTGGAGAAATA TCGTTATAGCGTGGTCAATGAGCTGAACCTCTTCGATGCCCTGCAATCGGAGCTCCAGGATGATGAGTACTTTTCGCAGCAGCCGTGGGCGTCCCGAATAACTGAGATTATGCTCTCGTGGACGCATAGCGAATGGTTGCCCATTTTGGTGGTCTCTCGGAACTACGAGAACAACACCATCACGTTTAGCCAGCGATCAGTTCACATGAAGGATGAGTTATGGTGGATACCAATCAATTTTGCCACCACACAGTCGCCCAACTTCGAGGACACCCAAGTGGATATGTTTATGCCACCCGAGCCACAGTACACAGTATCACTGGAGGATCTGAAGATCCAAGTCAGCGGCAGGGATTGGATAATGGTGAATAAGCAGCACACCGGCTTCTATCTCGTCCGCTACGACACAGATAATCTAATGGCCATTGCCAGACAGCTGCAGACGAATCACTCGGTCATCCATCCAATAAATCGACTTGGTCTCTTTCGAGATCTGGGTCCCCTGATCGAGCATAATGAAATCGAGCAGGTGGAAGTGGTGTTCGAGTTGCTAAAGTACCTTGAGTTTGAGGAAGATGTGCTGACTTGGAACCAGTTGCAAGATACGATAGATTGCCTAACACGAAACTTGCATGGCACCTCCTCCCAGAGCCTCTTCAATGAGTTTGTGCGCCGCCTGGTTGGCCCGACATTTCGGCGAGTTTACGTGGAACACGGTGTAAATTTAGCTGAAGATGGGATGTCCCATGGGATTCTAGAAATCGCCTGCTCTGCGGATCTCCCGGAGTGCCTGGAATACACACGTCGCCTGGCTAAGGAGCATATAATcgataaaatttattttaaagatgGATCGGACTACCATGCCATAATCGATTCCGTGCTATGCATGGGAGTGCGGTATCTAAGCGATCAGGACTTCCAAAGGATAATTGATATGATGCAGGAAATAGATCGCGGTTCGGTGTACTATGATGACATTATATATGCCCTCCGATGCACGCAGAGTCATCGGCATCTGTTATACTATCTGGAAGGTCTGATGGGTGAAAACTCCACCCATATGGTACTTTCCGAATTCGAAGATTTGATGTATCTCCTCTACATATACAAATCGAATCTGGCCTCTCGTCCCATCATCTGGCAGTATATCGAGCGCAACTACAAGGTGCTCTGTCGAGCACCTAACTTTATGGAGCACTTTAAACAGCTCGCTGGATTTGTGCCCAGACATCAGAGATCACAT tttgAGAGGCTACGCCAGACGATTGCGAGCCACATGATGCAGGAGGGTCTTATTTCGAACCAAACGCTGATCGAGGTCAATTCTCCGCTAGTGGGCAAAAAGATGAAGATCACCGAAAATTTCCAGGACAAGTTCGAGCAGCAGATCCACAAATGGCTGCTCAATGAGCTACCTCAGGCGTCCAGCAGGAGTGATGCCCTTTTGTCCGCCTCCCTCAGCGCGGCCAATGGGTCAAGTCGTCCTCAAGGAGTCCTAAAGGAGGCGACTAGGGTGTTGCGCAGTGCGTTACGAATAGTAGATATGTATAGGTGA